The segment CTTAGGAGCTGTCATACCCACCCAGAGAACATCAGGTCTTGCTTCGTTGATGAGGTCAATCATGACTTTATTGTCTTCGTCGTCAAACTCTTCCTTGTACGGGGGGGAATAGACCCCGCACAATCTTATGGAAGGATAATCGACGGCTAACCTCTTTTGAATTCGTTCAAGCACTGCCTGAGTTGATCCAAGAAAGAAATATTTGAGTTGCCCCTCTTTTTCTGCCACCTCTGACAGGCCGAGAAAAAAATCGGAACCGGCCACCCTTTCTTTGATAGGGCGACACAGAATTCTTGCCGCCAGAACAATGCCTGCGCCGTCGGGAAGCAGTATATCCGCATTCTGGAGAGAGGATTTGAAGGCCGCGTCTTTGGAAGCAATTACCAGGGAATGCGGGTTGGCACAGGCCATATAGTGCCCTGTTTTCCCAGACCTAACAAGGCTGAATCCAGCCAAAACGTCTTCAAACTTGCCACCGGAGCTGATTGTGTAATCAAGGAACTTCAATATTTTGCTGCGGTCCCTATCCATATATGTTCTGCTTCAGCCGGCGCTCCCAGCTGTCCTTTCGTAGTTCTCGTGAGGATTGGAAAAGTTCTTTCAGCAGTACGTTTCCTCAAATAAGTTCTGCGCATGACCGCGCATCATTAAGAATTCTTATTTATCACGTATCAAATTGCTAATTTTGTCGGCCACGTCTCCATGGGCGAGTAGCTATAAGCCGCGGCAGAATTAACTGCTGCATCGATTTTACGATAGCGTTGCTCGTTAATTGACTGGCCAAGTTGCGCGCAATGTATTATTGTACGGGCCTATTTCCCCGATTGGAATTGGTTTGAAGCCCATCTTCAGGGCCGGGGATTCAGGCAATAGACTAAAGTCATTTTTGTCAGGATCGGCAAAGAGTGGATTAGCTATCTTGCTATTAGTATCTAACCCCCGATCTCTCCAAGCACTCCAATCGTCGGAAGGTATTTGAGTGGTCGATCGTATTAAGAAGACATGCAATGGTAAACCGGCGTGGTATATGACATTATAATCCGATTTGGTGGTATCTAAGTCGATACCATTGTATATACCGTAAAGCACTGAGCGTTGGCCCTTATAATAGACAATATTCCGGACAAAAGTATTGCCAGACATTTTCGCACCGGTAGCAATATCCGTAATTGTCGATAATTCGGGGTATTTCTTGTAGCGCGTTTCCCGTACCTTAGTGAACATTGCAGGAAGCAATTTTTGGGCTACAGGATGATCGGGGGGCCAAGCTGAGTAAACCATTTGGCCTAGAGAGCCACCATCGATTATCACATTGTTCTGCACAACATTATCCCTGCCGCCATGAATGAGAATACCGCCGGTAGTCGTATTGGCTACTATATTTCCATAAACCGATGTACCACTTGTCCAGTCGTCTAAGTAAATGCCATATGTCTCAAAAGGCCTTTGCCAGGGGTCTTCCGGTCTACTTCTCCCATACCCGCCACTATCATGAAGATAGTTAAACCGAATAACACTACCACGCTTTGTCCAATCAATTTGGCTGCCGTAGATTATGCCGCTATCTTGGGTCTCCTGGTTTACCTGGTAGACATGGTTATATTCGATCTGGTGGTCATTTCCATCAAACCAGATCCCCACGCGCGGGGTCGAATGAATCAGATTGTGAGATACTACATTTCCCACTCCTTGGCAATAAACCCCGCTGCTGTCCTTCAAAAGAACGCCTACATGGAAGATATAGTTGTCCTCAGCCCGGTTGTTGCCCGGGGTGAGCGTATTTTGATCGCCCCCGGAAATAGTAATGCCTGAGCCGCCAATGTCATAAATATCATTTCCGAAAGCCAAATTCTCAAAACCATCATGAATCTCAACCCCGTTTCCTCCGGCATTGTGTATGGTGCTCCGCGCTATTGTTATCCGTCTTGCCCCCGTGACAACGACAGCGCTACCTTCGCAACCCTCGAATGTAAAACCCTCAAACCTAATATCAGCGGGAGTACCGTAGTACCTTTCCCCCAATCTTTTGCCTCTAATTTCCAAGATGGATTTAACGGTTGGAACAGTAATCTTTGCCAGATCCACATTATCCGGCGGCCAATAGTAGAGGATTTCTCTCTCTTTATCAAAATACCATTCCCCGGGAGAATCTAGTTCCTCGAATACATTCTGAAAGTAGTATCGATTGCCCATCTTGATCTCGTTAGGAACGTCATTAGCGAGGGTTATCACCCGCCTGTTCTTGTCAATGGAAAGAATAGTCTGAACCCCACCTCCCCAATTATAGCCCGGATAGATAAATACTTCGGCATTTCGCAGGTTTGCCCACTCGCGCAGGTCTCCACCTCGGTACCTGAACTTTCGTTTGCTCTCGTTTCCATCAGGACTTGCTACATACAAAAAACCTCCGCCTATGGGATCTCGTGGATCATAGTTGGGATAGCGAGCAAGTATCTGCCGTTTTCCGTCCGCGAATAGCTCCCGAACAGAACGAACCTTGCCCGTAGATTGACCCAATCTCACCTGAAGAATTTTACCCTTGTACGGTTCGAAATTATTAACTCTCTTCGCGCCAGTAAGTACGGGTTTTTCGTTGTCGAACGCCCTATACACTAAAGGATGGGATTCCGTTCCTGAATCCTCCGGGCCGAGCACAAGTGTTTCACTCAGTTCATATCTTCCGCCACGCACTATTATAGAGAAGGCATCTCCCGACCCTTTTGCTCTTAAAGCCCTAACAGTATCACGCGCTTTCTGAAGCGTGGCAAATGGTCCATCCGTACCAGACGGATCAGGTATCGAATGGGTACCACTAAATCGATCATCTCCGTCGGTTGCGACATAAAATTTTCTGATTGGCTCTAGTTCTTGATCTGGTCCCTGTGGTAGAGCCTTGCTGACGTTAATTAAAACAATTACCAAACACACGCAAAGAACCTGCAAAGCGTATCGCATCTATATTGTCCGAATGTACAATTGCCGAGCTTTTCTACTCAAATTGAGTCAGGGAAATCGCAGAGTCCCCTCTCTTCTCGGGTCCAAAAAACGTTCTTATCGGCGAGGTTATTTTTCACGCCGTACCGAATTAACAATATCGTAATCAAACCCTAGTAGCGAATGCTTGAAAGTACCGCTAGCTATCTTACTTTCGTGAGCAATAATTTGTTCATCGGTAAAGCGCATTCCAACCTTCTTGGCGGGTACCCCGGCGACAATCGAGTACGGCTCCGTATCATGAACCACAACCGAACCTGCAGCAATAATCGTTCCGCGTCCGATTCTTACCCCAGTGAGAATGATGCTCTGGTATCCAATCCATACCTCATCGCCAATTGTGACCTCGTCTTCCTCCTGAATGTATGTTCCTCGCATGCCTCTGCTGCCGACATATTGCGCAAAGCGGAAGGGTGTGCCCACAGTTTTATAGTCGTGGTCCAGCCGTCCAAGAAAGGCTACGCGACTGGCCAACCCGGCATAATCTCCGATCGTGCAGTTGGCCATAATATGGCATTGACTGCTTATGGTTACGTGATTGCCAAGACGGATGTGGTGCGGTGCCCACATTGCCACATCACGCCCAATAAATATTCCTTTACCATGGGTAATGAACTTCTTGGAAAGTGCCCTTTTTATCCTAAGATATCTAACCAAGGCAAGTAAATATGACTTCATTTTGATCTCCTAAATCATTCCTGGTGTCCTTCGCTATGTACACCGATACCTTTCACTCCAAAGCATCTGAAATTATTGCTTGGCGCAGAGTCGACCTACATGATTGTTCCCTCCGTTCCTTCACTACTTTATCGGAAGTATCGGCCACGCCCTGAAGAGATCTCGTTCAAGATTTTTCAAAGCATAGCGATCGATTATATCGTTGACATACGTGGTTATCTCGCCTAGGCTAAGGGCCTTCTTCATGGCTTGTGAAAATTCTAGTACATCCCGATCCACTACAAAACCATTCACACCCTGTCGAACAATGGTATCCGCGCTGCTGAAACGTGTCGTCACGATGGGGATATGGCACGCCAATGCTTCCACCAGCGCAGTACTCCAACCTTCTTTTAATGATCCCATGACAAATAAGTCAGCAGCCTGGAGGTGAACGGCTACTGAAAACGGGGGCTGGTACCCTGCCACGACAACATTTCGATGCATACCTAAATCAGAGGCTTTCTGTTCGAGCAATTTACGCTCTACACCATCGCCAAGAAAAATGAGCAATGAACCAGGGAATCGGTCAAGAAATAGCTTGAACGATTCAATCAGGAATGACCAGCCCTTTGCCCAGTGAATACGACCAGTAGTTAGAACAACGAAATGATCTCTTGGAAGGCCAAGCCTTTCGCGCGCGACAAGGCGGTCAGCCGGACGAAAAATGTCGGTATCAACCCGGGTTGGGAATGTGATTATATTCTTCCCCCTTAGCCTCTCACCCGCGCGCCTTCTTAAATCTGCAATAGCCAGCTCGTCTGCCGCCGCCAGAATGCAATTTGCTTTCTGATTGAGGGAACGGAAGAATAAACGGTCGAAGAGCGGGGCGAACCGCACGGCCCAAGGATACCGCGAAATGGACAAGGGTGAATCGACACCCGGACTGTAAAAGCAAAGGTTACCCCCTCGCCTGGCATCCAAAGCCATCAATATTGAATGTTCACTAACTATTACGTTGGGAATGCCGATCGAAAAAATCCGATCTCGATATCGTCTGAACTGAAACCAATTAGTAAAACGGCTCGGGATAAACGGCTTGCTGCCAGCATGGATATCCGAGCCGATAGCAAAAAATCGATAAACGATTCCATTGATCTCTTTGTCGAACCAGGAGCCGATCGGGTCATTAGCGGAATTCGACAATCCGACCAACGCTAAACGGCTACCCAATGCCTTCATGAGTTGGCGAGAGAAGCTGAGCTGCCCACCCATTGGTTTGTCAACAAAGTTGCAGGCCTCTAAATGCAGTATATCAGGATGATGGGCTTCAGTCATACGGACTTCACGGATGAGCTCAAAACACGCATTGATTTATTAATATGTAATCGCCGATCCACGCCGCATTTTACATCGTTTCAAGAAAGAATTCGGCGTTTACCACCGTACTGCAATATAAGATGAAGCCCCAAGATCAATCCACGTAATGATTTTTAGCCGTTCCAATGCAAGCTCATCAAGTCGCCGTCAA is part of the Syntrophorhabdaceae bacterium genome and harbors:
- a CDS encoding WecB/TagA/CpsF family glycosyltransferase, encoding MDRDRSKILKFLDYTISSGGKFEDVLAGFSLVRSGKTGHYMACANPHSLVIASKDAAFKSSLQNADILLPDGAGIVLAARILCRPIKERVAGSDFFLGLSEVAEKEGQLKYFFLGSTQAVLERIQKRLAVDYPSIRLCGVYSPPYKEEFDDEDNKVMIDLINEARPDVLWVGMTAPKQEKWIFQNRNRLNVPFTAAIGAVFDFYAGSIERPSERWQRLGLEWLGRFLKEPRRLWQRNLISMPIFLYWVMRAKLHNMVARHDSC
- a CDS encoding right-handed parallel beta-helix repeat-containing protein, which codes for MVIVLINVSKALPQGPDQELEPIRKFYVATDGDDRFSGTHSIPDPSGTDGPFATLQKARDTVRALRAKGSGDAFSIIVRGGRYELSETLVLGPEDSGTESHPLVYRAFDNEKPVLTGAKRVNNFEPYKGKILQVRLGQSTGKVRSVRELFADGKRQILARYPNYDPRDPIGGGFLYVASPDGNESKRKFRYRGGDLREWANLRNAEVFIYPGYNWGGGVQTILSIDKNRRVITLANDVPNEIKMGNRYYFQNVFEELDSPGEWYFDKEREILYYWPPDNVDLAKITVPTVKSILEIRGKRLGERYYGTPADIRFEGFTFEGCEGSAVVVTGARRITIARSTIHNAGGNGVEIHDGFENLAFGNDIYDIGGSGITISGGDQNTLTPGNNRAEDNYIFHVGVLLKDSSGVYCQGVGNVVSHNLIHSTPRVGIWFDGNDHQIEYNHVYQVNQETQDSGIIYGSQIDWTKRGSVIRFNYLHDSGGYGRSRPEDPWQRPFETYGIYLDDWTSGTSVYGNIVANTTTGGILIHGGRDNVVQNNVIIDGGSLGQMVYSAWPPDHPVAQKLLPAMFTKVRETRYKKYPELSTITDIATGAKMSGNTFVRNIVYYKGQRSVLYGIYNGIDLDTTKSDYNVIYHAGLPLHVFLIRSTTQIPSDDWSAWRDRGLDTNSKIANPLFADPDKNDFSLLPESPALKMGFKPIPIGEIGPYNNTLRATWPVN
- a CDS encoding glycosyltransferase, coding for MTEAHHPDILHLEACNFVDKPMGGQLSFSRQLMKALGSRLALVGLSNSANDPIGSWFDKEINGIVYRFFAIGSDIHAGSKPFIPSRFTNWFQFRRYRDRIFSIGIPNVIVSEHSILMALDARRGGNLCFYSPGVDSPLSISRYPWAVRFAPLFDRLFFRSLNQKANCILAAADELAIADLRRRAGERLRGKNIITFPTRVDTDIFRPADRLVARERLGLPRDHFVVLTTGRIHWAKGWSFLIESFKLFLDRFPGSLLIFLGDGVERKLLEQKASDLGMHRNVVVAGYQPPFSVAVHLQAADLFVMGSLKEGWSTALVEALACHIPIVTTRFSSADTIVRQGVNGFVVDRDVLEFSQAMKKALSLGEITTYVNDIIDRYALKNLERDLFRAWPILPIK